Genomic window (Pirellulaceae bacterium):
CAGCAGGTGTGGAAGACCGACGACCCTCAGATGCGAAGAGTATTGCAGCGTCGAGTTGACGCGAAGTTTCCACAATTCCGAATTGATGTTGCGTTTCACGCGTTGGCTCATGTTGGTACTCCGCTTCGGGTAACGGCGATGATTGGTGATGATGTGGCAGTACACGTCGCTTCGAAAGAACCGTTGGAGATTGCTCACAAGCATCCCGTCGACACGGTATTCTTTGCGACTCAACTCGGGAGGCTGGGGCGGACGCCATTTCAATGCGCTAAACTTACGGTTGACGTTCGTGATCGTCCCATGGTGCCGCTCAGTGTGATTGGGAAATTAAGGCGGTCGATTGTCGATCAACTGCAGGAGGCGTTGTCCACACCTCCAAGACGCATCATGTTCAGCAGCGATCGATTGGAGAACGTGGGAGCAACGGTTGAGTCAGTCGGAGATGCGGTGCCGCAGCCTCGGCTACACGTTGTTTGTCGTAGCCTTGAGCAGTTGGCTGCGGTCATGGATTGTGGAATCAAATGCATCACGGTCGACTTTGCGGATATTCGTCAGTATCGTGAAGCGGCAGAAATGATTCGGCAACGTGATGATTCGATCGAACTGATGTTGGCAACGCCGCGAATCCAAAAGCCTGGTGAAGACGGAGTTCTAAGTCTGCTTCGGCGCTATGCCACACACGGTGTTCTGGCTCGAAATCTCGCAGCGATTCACTATTTTCGTGACTGCGACATTCCCTTCGTGGCAGACTATAGCTTGAATGTTGCAAATCCAATTACCGCCGAAATGATCATCGACATGGGGGCGAAACGCGCTACCGCTTCGTATGATCTGAACTGCGACCAACTCCTTGATCTCGTCCGTCAGACTCCACCACAATGGCTGGAGATTGTAGTGCATCAACACGTGCCCATGTTTCACATGGAGCATTGTGTTTTTTGTGCCGTGTTGTCGCCAGGAACAAAGAAAACCAACTGTGGTCGCCCCCGTGATCATCACACGGTGCATTTGAAGAATCGAATGGCAAGCAGCATTTATTGACGGCCGACGTTGGCTGCTGGAATACGTTGTACAACGTGACACCACAGAGTGGCGCTGAATTGGTGCCGATGCTGCTGCGGCAGGGGATTCAACGGTTCCGTATTGAGCTGTTGGATTCGATGAAGCCCAAGGAGGTGCACAGAATCATCACGCTGTACGAGCAGTTATTGGCAAATCAAATCAAGGCCAAAGCGGTCTGGAATCAGCTCAAGGCCTTGAATCGGGCGGGAATCACTCGCGGTACACTGCAGTCAAGCCGCGATCCGTTGGCGATGCTGTAGTTGGCACACTGCGATTGCGCGGCGTCGATGTGGCGACAGGGCTTCACCGCGGTAGATAGTAAAAATGTCCGTCCTCGGCGCCAATCAAGAGGTCTGGAATT
Coding sequences:
- a CDS encoding DUF3656 domain-containing protein; the protein is MELRFYNPAEKFGQLQTGQQVWKTDDPQMRRVLQRRVDAKFPQFRIDVAFHALAHVGTPLRVTAMIGDDVAVHVASKEPLEIAHKHPVDTVFFATQLGRLGRTPFQCAKLTVDVRDRPMVPLSVIGKLRRSIVDQLQEALSTPPRRIMFSSDRLENVGATVESVGDAVPQPRLHVVCRSLEQLAAVMDCGIKCITVDFADIRQYREAAEMIRQRDDSIELMLATPRIQKPGEDGVLSLLRRYATHGVLARNLAAIHYFRDCDIPFVADYSLNVANPITAEMIIDMGAKRATASYDLNCDQLLDLVRQTPPQWLEIVVHQHVPMFHMEHCVFCAVLSPGTKKTNCGRPRDHHTVHLKNRMASSIY